In Tiliqua scincoides isolate rTilSci1 chromosome 1, rTilSci1.hap2, whole genome shotgun sequence, the following are encoded in one genomic region:
- the ARHGAP11A gene encoding rho GTPase-activating protein 11A, translating to MDSSNLAVIFAPNLLQSSEPDKISVQTDKKLRLQAAVVQTLIDHAEDIGNIPKYILDKMPAMLGIDDPVSTPVPKDCDESEGETPGESKRRRRRSLGDIVSGALNKLKSNRTPSTTPQKDRSVFSSVTPVLVTPSTKRKYPADSVQGFSNKKRRSLRHNLALELLPSSVFNISSTPASAQFEASPCASLEASQSLLSTSITSDKQSIGSRRSKRIASKKVQRVESGKMGCFSPKISRKEMVRRSLRLKFLLGKSNKENAAVEHPATNRTETIGRRLASQTDMENGVASVQTVVLLSPHVGKTITKKGSKNISKSEENLQMANSSNEASYRISWTGCSATESQETYNNGTPLMAKLETCSSEPALTTTKPAIIPAKCRPVDGTTEQNSNREQMSFCEDESNLTTDTLLKIKRAFSESGSNLHNLLETEPSKLNLTRETACISGLSLERQLSAAPAQKMTMVEQKTVLTSSANKAHVIDKHLSNTDQVNSMEGSLFPITTDTNSLILELNESDGLVLESQLPGMPCPGIRISTETLELNRQSTPPKIIENKKLRKCNLGRETKEILETRQFLSKLQKDEDGSSNQYLHMETHEKSSPPGKVADHIHWFNALSLNDQCSAAKTKPPPKFQRTPVRQSVRRMNSLLEANKQSAACKLIKPGDSCLSLEKSLSYETALSCAEGVSSTATTSHDQLAQSSISYPQLPHPLEQAGRPGTTCKVRSITTNQSKSVLEDRTNHDMSKTLVKLNTSLSSSVATPDRCAVRKLLVEKKTRYRGSPKNPIATAKLFPAIKPVDF from the exons atggacAGCAGCAACCTGGCTGTCATTTTTGCCCCAAATCTCTTGCAGTCAAGTGAGCCCGACAAGATATCTgttcaaacagacaaaaaacTCCGTTTgcaggctgcagttgtgcagaCACTAATTGATCATGCAGAAGATATAG GGAACATACCAAAATACATCCTGGACAAGATGCCTGCAATGCTTGGTATTGATGATCCTGTTTCTACCCCTGTACCGAAAGACTGTGATGAAAGTGAAGGTGAAACTCCTGGAGAAAGCAAGAGGAGAAGAAGGCGGAGCTTAGGAG ATATTGTTAGTGGGGCTCTGAATAAACTTAAATCTAACAGAACACCTTCCACTACACCCCAGAAAGACAGAAGTG TTTTTTCGTCGGTGACTCCAGTGCTTGTTACTCCAAGTACGAAGCGCAAATATCCAGCTGATTCTGTTCAAGGCTTCTCTAACAAGAAAAGGCGCTCTCTCAGGCATAACTTAGCTCTTGAATTGCTACCAAGTAGTGTCTTTAACATTAGTTCAACACCTGCATCAG CTCAGTTTGAAGCAAGCCCTTGTGCCTCTCTTGAGGCATCTCAGAGCTTACTGTCTACCTCTATCACTAGTGACAAGCAAAGTATAGGAAGTCGAAGAAGCAAAAGGATTGCCAGCAAGAAAGTGCAAAG gGTTGAATCTGGGAAAATGGGTTGCTTCTCTCCGAAGATTAGTCGGAAAGAGATGGTGCGCAGGTCACTGCGATTAAAATTCCTCCTAGGAAAGAGCAACAAAGAG aatgCTGCTGTGGAACATCCAGCTACCAACAGAACTGAAACCATTGGTCGTCGACTTGCAAGTCAAACGGACATGGAAAATGGAGTAGCTTCAGTACAGACAGTTGTGTTGTTAAGCCCACATGTTGGCAAAACTATAACCAAGAAAG gttcTAAAAACAtcagcaagtctgaggagaatttGCAAATGGCAAACTCTTCTAATGAAGCGAGCTACCGAATATCCTGGACTGGCTGCTCTGCCACAGAATCTCAGGAGACATATAACAACGGTACTCCTTTAATGGCAAAACTTGAAACTTGTTCTTCAGAACCTGCTCTTACAACCACAAAACCAGCAATCATCCCTGCTAAGTGCAGGCCTGTTGACGGAACTACTGAACAGAATAGCAATAGAGAGCAAATGTCTTTTTGTGAGGATGAAAGCAATTTGACCACAGACACATTGTTGAAAATTAAGAGAGCATTTTCTGAATCCGGAAGCAACCTTCATAATTTATTGGAAACCGAGCCTTCAAAATTGAATCTAACACGTGAAACAGCGTGCATTTCAGGACTCAGTCTAGAGCGGCAGCTCTCTGCAGCTCCAGCCCAGAAAATGACAATGGTAGAGCAGAAGACTGTGCTTACTAGCTCTGCTAATAAAGCTCATGTCATTGACAAACATCTGTCAAATACAGATCAAGTCAATTCGATGGAAGGATCCCTCTTCCCAATTACTACTGACACAAATAGTTTGATCCTTGAGTTAAATGAAAGTGATGGGCTAGTATTAGAAAGCCAGCTGCCTGGGATGCCCTGTCCGGGTATCCGAATATCCACGGAGACACTGGAATTGAATCGGCAATCCACCCCCCCAAAAATTATCGAAAATAAAAAATTGAGAAAGTGTAATTTGGGGAGAGAGACTAAAGAAATTCTTGAAACAAGACAGTTTCTCTCTAAATTGCAAAAAGATGAAGATGGAAGCAGCAACCAGTACCTACACATGGAAACTCATGAAAAATCCTCACCTCCAGGAAAGGTTGCCGATCACATACATTGGTTCAACGCACTTTCATTAAACGATCAGTGTTCTGCAGCCAAAACCAAACCACCTCCCAAGTTTCAGCGTACCCCCGTCCGCCAGTCTGTCAGGAGGATGAATTCTCTCTTGGAGGCTAACAAGCAGTCCGCTGCTTGTAAACTAATAAAACCAGGTGATAGCTGTTTATCACTTGAGAAATCATTGAGTTATGAAACTGCACTGTCTTGTGCAGAAGGTGTCTCCAGTACAGCTACAACTTCACATGACCAGCTCGCTCAGTCTTCCATTTCCTACCCACAATTGCCACATCCACTGGAGCAAGCTGGAAGGCCTGGTACAACTTGCAAAGTGAGATCAATTACTACTAACCAATCTAAGTCTGTTCTTGAGGACCGAACTAATCATGATATGTCAAAAACTCTGGTAAAATTGAACACAAGCCTAAGCAGTTCAGTTGCCACCCCTGATAGATGTGCTGTCAGGAAGCTGTTGGTAGAGAAAAAGACTCGGTACAGAGGCTCTCCAAAGAATCCAATAGCCACAGCAAAACTATTTCCAGCCATTAAACCTGTTGACTTTTAG